One part of the Neodiprion virginianus isolate iyNeoVirg1 chromosome 3, iyNeoVirg1.1, whole genome shotgun sequence genome encodes these proteins:
- the LOC124301074 gene encoding peptidyl-tRNA hydrolase 2, mitochondrial-like isoform X1, whose translation MEVLRMLLDFGLDYKFLLGLGIGFSYSIFKLLQNSSSSKSDLDEQHNVIFSDADSNYKLVLVIRTDLKMGKGKVAAQCSHAAVAAYKLATKHPQILREWDDCGQAKITLKVDSEVALLEIAKHAKAIGLLSNVVRDAGRTQIASGSRTVCGIGPGPEELIDQHMEKSVEY comes from the exons ATGGAAGTACTACGAATGTTACTTGACTTTGGGTTGGATTATAAATTCCTCCTGGGTTTGGGAATAGGATTTAGTTACAGTATATTCAAGTTGCTACAAAACAGCTCTAGCAGTAAGTCTGATTTGGACGAACAACATAACGTG ATATTTAGCGATGCTGATAGTAACTACAAGCTGGTATTGGTTATCAGAACTGACTTGAAAATGGGCAAGGGGAAAGTCGCAGCACAGTGTTCTCACGCAGCTGTCGCAGCTTATAAATTAGCCACAAAGCACCCACAAATTCTCAGGGAATGGGATGATTGCGGCCAAGCTAAAATAACATTGAAG GTGGACAGTGAAGTAGCTTTACTTGAAATAGCGAAGCATGCCAAGGCAATAGGTCTTCTATCTAACGTAGTCAGAGATGCAGGTCGAACTCAGATAGCATCTGGTAGCAGAACTGTTTGTGGGATTGGTCCAGGTCCTGAAGAATTAATAGATCAG CATATGGAAAAAAGTGTTGAATACTGA
- the LOC124301074 gene encoding peptidyl-tRNA hydrolase 2, mitochondrial-like isoform X3, with amino-acid sequence MEVLRMLLDFGLDYKFLLGLGIGFSYSIFKLLQNSSSSKSDLDEQHNVIFSDADSNYKLVLVIRTDLKMGKGKVAAQCSHAAVAAYKLATKHPQILREWDDCGQAKITLKVDSEVALLEIAKHAKAIGLLSNVVRDAGRTQIASGSRTVCGIGPGPEELIDQGCA; translated from the exons ATGGAAGTACTACGAATGTTACTTGACTTTGGGTTGGATTATAAATTCCTCCTGGGTTTGGGAATAGGATTTAGTTACAGTATATTCAAGTTGCTACAAAACAGCTCTAGCAGTAAGTCTGATTTGGACGAACAACATAACGTG ATATTTAGCGATGCTGATAGTAACTACAAGCTGGTATTGGTTATCAGAACTGACTTGAAAATGGGCAAGGGGAAAGTCGCAGCACAGTGTTCTCACGCAGCTGTCGCAGCTTATAAATTAGCCACAAAGCACCCACAAATTCTCAGGGAATGGGATGATTGCGGCCAAGCTAAAATAACATTGAAG GTGGACAGTGAAGTAGCTTTACTTGAAATAGCGAAGCATGCCAAGGCAATAGGTCTTCTATCTAACGTAGTCAGAGATGCAGGTCGAACTCAGATAGCATCTGGTAGCAGAACTGTTTGTGGGATTGGTCCAGGTCCTGAAGAATTAATAGATCAG
- the LOC124301074 gene encoding peptidyl-tRNA hydrolase 2, mitochondrial-like isoform X2, whose protein sequence is MEVLRMLLDFGLDYKFLLGLGIGFSYSIFKLLQNSSSSKSDLDEQHNVIFSDADSNYKLVLVIRTDLKMGKGKVAAQCSHAAVAAYKLATKHPQILREWDDCGQAKITLKVDSEVALLEIAKHAKAIGLLSNVVRDAGRTQIASGSRTVCGIGPGPEELIDQVTGHLKLF, encoded by the exons ATGGAAGTACTACGAATGTTACTTGACTTTGGGTTGGATTATAAATTCCTCCTGGGTTTGGGAATAGGATTTAGTTACAGTATATTCAAGTTGCTACAAAACAGCTCTAGCAGTAAGTCTGATTTGGACGAACAACATAACGTG ATATTTAGCGATGCTGATAGTAACTACAAGCTGGTATTGGTTATCAGAACTGACTTGAAAATGGGCAAGGGGAAAGTCGCAGCACAGTGTTCTCACGCAGCTGTCGCAGCTTATAAATTAGCCACAAAGCACCCACAAATTCTCAGGGAATGGGATGATTGCGGCCAAGCTAAAATAACATTGAAG GTGGACAGTGAAGTAGCTTTACTTGAAATAGCGAAGCATGCCAAGGCAATAGGTCTTCTATCTAACGTAGTCAGAGATGCAGGTCGAACTCAGATAGCATCTGGTAGCAGAACTGTTTGTGGGATTGGTCCAGGTCCTGAAGAATTAATAGATCAGGTGACAGGAcacttgaaattattttaa